In Chaetodon trifascialis isolate fChaTrf1 chromosome 4, fChaTrf1.hap1, whole genome shotgun sequence, one DNA window encodes the following:
- the LOC139330778 gene encoding cytochrome b-c1 complex subunit 10-like, with amino-acid sequence MVQKILNKVVGAKYISLLRAWVPNMAAWGTVGGVALVHFTDWRLILDYVPYIKGKFKKDE; translated from the exons ATGGTCcagaaaatactgaataaaGTCGTCGGCGCCAAGTATATTTCTCTTCTAAGGGCGTG GGTGCCAAATATGGCCGCCTGGGGAACAGTTGGCGGAGTGGCGCTCGTCCACTTCACAGACTGGCGATTAATTCTAGACTATGTGCCATACATTAAAGGGAAGTTCAAGAAGGACGAGTAA
- the LOC139330777 gene encoding transcription factor XE1.1, translating into MARSTHSSSSSDIKREDKEDDENSSVADKSDDEKKDSKVARSRTRKEALTLQMLSGLSDQKDDPEEDDEDVPPEVKMERERERRVANNARERLRVRDINEAFKELGRMCQLHLSHDKPQTKLLILHQAVNVILNLEQQVRERNLNPKAACLKRREEEKVSGVVGEAPMQLSGGHPSMGGDGHNPVGHM; encoded by the exons ATGGCCCGCTCCACacactcctccagcagctcggACATcaaaagagaagacaaagaggatgATGAAAACTCATCTGTTGCAGACAAGTCAGATGATGAAAAGAAGGACTCCAAGGTAGCACGCAGTCGAACAAG AAAGGAGGCGTTGACCCTCCAGATGCTCTCTGGCCTTTCAGACCAGAAAGATGA TCCAGAGGAAGATGACGAGGACGTTCCGCCTGAGGTGAAGATGGAGCGTGAGCGGGAACGGCGAGTGGCTAACAATGCCCGCGAGCGTCTCAGAGTACGGGACATCAACGAGGCGTTTAAGGAGCTTGGGAGGATGTGCCAGCTGCACCTCAGCCATGACAAACCTCAGACCAAACTTCTCATCCTCCACCAAGCCGTCAATGTCATCCTCAATTTAGAACAACAAGTCAGAG agCGTAACCTTAACCCCAAGGCAGCATGTTTAAAACGCCGTGAGGAGGAAAAGGTGTCTGGGGTGGTGGGTGAAGCACCCATGCAGCTCTCAGGAGGCCATCCTAGTATGGGAGGAGATGGCCACAACCCAGTTGGCCACATGTAA